The genomic DNA ATAATGGGTTTTGGGAAAGTCCGTCTCAACGTCCCTTGCCCAATTTGACGTCGTATAAAGGGGAGTGGTTGGAGTGCGGCCAAGACGCAGGGGCCTAGACAAAGAAATGCCGGGCACAAGGCCCGGCGAAGTCCAACAGGGAGATATAAAGCGGCACGGCCACTCTATGAAGACTTTTTAAAAGGCAGCGGTGAAACGAGCAAGTATTTACGGCCTGGTTTTACGCATACCCGCTATGCGTGTGGCGCATGGGCCACAGCCCAAACGCCACGGTCAACGATGTCTTGAGGCGTCCCTACACGACCACATTTGCGCCATCGCGAATGCGGCGGCGGTGGGCGATAATTTCATCCTGAACAAAATCACGGAAGGCCATGATACGTTTGGATTGGCGCAGTTCTTCGGGATAGGCAAGGAAAACAGGGACTTCTCCACTTTCGACCTCAGGAAGAACCCGCACAAGGTCGGGGAAATCTTCGGTGACATAATCGGGCAGAACGCCAATCCCGAGATCAGACAGCACCGCCTGAAGTACGCCGAAATAGTTATTCACATTCAAAAGATTGGGTTTGTCATAGCTAAGAAGATGACCCACAAGCGTTGCCCCCGCCGCCACCTGAAACGCGTTGGGGCTTTGACAGATGAGCCTATGACGGCCGATATCTTCGATTTCAGCGAATCCACCCACCTTGTCGAGGTAGGTTTGGGACGCATAAAGCCGCATCCGCACGGTCATCAGTTTTTTGCGGATCAAATCGGCCTGTGAGGGCTCTTTCATTCGAATTGCGACGTCGGCTTCGCGCATCGGCAGGTCCAGCACGCGTTCTTCCAGCATCAGGTCGATGTTCAGGTCGGGGTATTTTTCGTACAACGCAGGTAAGCGCGGCGCGAGCCAGAGGGTGCCAAAGCCCGTGGTGGTGGTGACTTTCAATTCGCCAAAGACTTCTTCCGCGGAATCTTTAATTCGTGCACTGGCAGCATCGAGGCGGCGCGACATGGATTTGGTTGCATCAAACAGCAGTTCGCCCTGTTCGGTCAGAATCAAACCACGGGCGTGACGGTGAAACAGGATCGTCGACAGTGATTCTTCGAGCGCGCGAATTTGGCGTGACACCGCCGATTGCGACAAATGCAGCGTGTCGCCCGCATGGGTCAGCGACCCTGCGTCAGCAACAGCGTGAAAGATTCGTAATTTGTCCCAGTCCATCGGATATCCTTGTTGCATCTGTTACCGCTCACATTTTGGCACTTATTACGATGCCTTTATGACTGTTTCATTCCGTGATGTCAGGTGAAATACGTTTGGTAGGTCAGGCTTTGTGACCTAAGATAGTCATGAGAGTTACGACATCAAGCAGGGAGGTGCTTTATGACCCGTCAGGACGTCACGCTGAATGACCGCTATGATTTGACCAAAAAACACGTGTTGCTGAACGGCACGCAGGCGTTGGTGCGGCTGATGCTCATGCAAAAAGCGCGCGACATGGCGGCTGGGCTGAACACCGCCGGATATGTGACTGGGTACCGCGGATCGCCGCTGGGTGCGGTCGATATGCAGATGGAACGCGCGCAAAAGGTGCTGACGAAGGCGGATGTGACGTTTCAGCGCGGGCTGAACGAGGATCTGGCAGCAACTGCGCTGTGGGGCAGTCAACAGGCGGAATTGCGCGGCGAGGGGACCCATGAAGGCGTATTCGGGCTGTGGTACGGCAAAGGACCCGGCGTGGATCGGTCCGGCGACGTCATGCGCCATGCAAATATGGCAGGATCATCGACCAATGGCGGTGTCATCATGGCGATGGGCGATGATCACACTGGGGAAAGTTCCACGACGCTACACCAGTCCGATTGGGCGATGGTGGATGCCTACATGCCGATTGTGTCGCCCGCTGGCGTGCAAGAAATCCTTGATATGGGTCAGTATGCCTGGGCGTTGTCACGCTTTGCCGGTGTCTGGGTCGGTTTGAAAACCATGAAGGACACGATTGAAGTCACCAGCGTTGTGGACGGTGATCCGTTTGTGCAAGACTTTGTGACGCCGGACTTCCCGATGCCCGACGGCGGGCTTAACATTCGTCTGATCGACACGCCCGTCGCGCAAGAGGCGCGGATGATTGACCACAAACGGTTCGCAGCTGAGGCGTTTGCGCGGGCCAACCGGATTGATAAAGTCGTGTGGCCGCGCGCTGGTGCGAAAGTCGGATTTGTGGCTGCGGGTAAAAACTGGCTCGATCTGTCGCACGCGTTTTCGCTGCTGGGGATTGATGCTGATGAGGCCGCAAAGCTGGGGCTTACGACCTATAAGGTCGGGCAGGTTTGGCCGCTGGACATGGACAGTTTCCACGAATGGGCAGCGGGGCTGGATTTGATCGTCGTGGTCGAAGAAAAGCGTAAGCTGATCGAAGTGCAAATTAAGGAAGCGATCTTTGACGATCGCGAAGGGCGGCGGGTTTATGGCTGGCACAAGGGTGACAGCTGGGAAAACGGCCGCC from Octadecabacter antarcticus 307 includes the following:
- a CDS encoding LysR family transcriptional regulator, whose protein sequence is MDWDKLRIFHAVADAGSLTHAGDTLHLSQSAVSRQIRALEESLSTILFHRHARGLILTEQGELLFDATKSMSRRLDAASARIKDSAEEVFGELKVTTTTGFGTLWLAPRLPALYEKYPDLNIDLMLEERVLDLPMREADVAIRMKEPSQADLIRKKLMTVRMRLYASQTYLDKVGGFAEIEDIGRHRLICQSPNAFQVAAGATLVGHLLSYDKPNLLNVNNYFGVLQAVLSDLGIGVLPDYVTEDFPDLVRVLPEVESGEVPVFLAYPEELRQSKRIMAFRDFVQDEIIAHRRRIRDGANVVV